ATATCGCTATGTCTCCGATTATGATGAATTCGCTGGTTAAATCAGATGAGAACAATAACACTGACAGGGTATTTGTCGGGAAAATACCAAATGATTATTCCTCAACTTTCAGCGTATTAGTCGGTAAGAATAACAAATTGCTTAATGTTCACTCTTATTTGGATTTAACAGAAGATACCTATGCACAGGCAACCAAGCTTGCCATCTCTTCGAATAAAGAAAGTGCCGTCATCTCGATTGATGGCCAGCGTTGGCTTTTTAAAATCAATTCCATGAATGCAAATCTTATTATCAAGGGAAAAAGCGGCGTTTCCCAAGCGGCCGTGCTTGAACAGATTTATTTTATGGACGTGACCGAGTCATACAACATACTTTCGCAGCTTTTGCTTACATTTGGCGCCATCAGCATCGTGATGCTGTTTGTGATTTTTGGTATAAGCCTGTTTTTTGCCCGGCGTGCCATTACGCCTGTAGAAATCGCCTATGAGAAACAAAAACAGTTTATCGCAGACGCTTCTCACGAACTGAAGACACCGCTCGCTGTCATTCATGCCAACGCCGAGGCTTTGTATGCCAATAAAACGGAGACGATTAAGAGCCAACAGAAATGGCTGGATTATATCGCCACCGAGACAGATCGAATGGGAAAACTCGTTAGTGACCTATTGTATCTAGCGAAAACCGACAGCGAGGCTATAAACAGTGAGCTTGCCCCTTTTAATATCAGCCATGTTGTTACCGATGTACTACTTGCGATGGAGGCGGTTGTCTTTGAAAAAGGAATAACACTTTCTCAGAACATCGAACCAGATCTCATCGTAAACGGTGCTAGTGATAAAATGAAGCAAGTCGTCATTATACTGCTTGATAATGCCGTAAAGTATGTGAACGAAAACGGCAAAATTGAGGTTACGCTCAAAAAGTCTCGAAACCACGTACTCTTTTCAGTGGAAAATTCGGGAGGTGGGATTCCAAAAGAAAGTCTGCCAAGACTATTTGATCGCTTTTATCGTATAGATGCATCAAGAGCCCACGACGGAAGTTATGGCCTGGGGCTATCCATTGCAAGAGCAATTATAGAAAATGTAGGTGGAAAAATTCACGTCACAAGCGTTCAAGGAGAAAGTACGACCTTTATTCTTGAATTGGATTGAAGAGAATAATCAACCATACACAGCCTTCGGATCATAATCCGAGGGCTTTTTGCTGCCTTGTATTGCGATTTAAGGTTGGTTAAAGGTTTGTCCTTTTAAATAATCAATATGAATTCTATGAGGAGGAAAATTGATAGTGAAAAAAAATCTAACAAGCGTCATTATCTTTGTACTATCCGGTATTATTCTTGCTTTGGGCATTTGGCAGCTCATCCTGTATATACCGCCACAGCTTGAAATGCTAGACAATGCCGCCTTACAGGGCGCTACATCGGAACAAACATCCGATTACTACTGGCACGATTTTATACCGCAGGTTCTTACCTATGCCATTACTATTCTTGGTTTTACAGCGGTATTATTGACAGCTGGCATACTTCACTTAAGACTTGCTGCTAATCAACCATCCGATAATCGTAATATGGTTAGGCCATTCCAGTCCAAAACTTCAGCGGAGGACGAACTGGATGATTTCTTTAATGGATTTGAAGTTGTAGATATGGAGCATGGAAAATAAAAGGGTAAAAGGAGTTTATTAAGTATGTTTATTTTACAAAATGCACTTAAAAATTTGGTGCGTAACAAAGGTAGAAACCTGATGATCGGCGCAATTATTTTTGTAATCATACTGACAACCGTTATATCTTTAATCATTAACAATACCTCTTCGGCAGTTATTGAGGATTATAAGGAGCGCTTTGCCTCAGAGGTGTATATTACGCCCGATATGCAGAAGGTCATGGAAGAAGCACAGAAAAACTCTACAGACGGTAGAGTGATGGTCAAAAAGCCTGAGATCCCTTCAGAGCAGTTGTTGCAGTTTGCCAATTCGGAATATCTCAAAGAAAGTATTGCAACAGGCACTATTTCAGCAAACAACTCGGAGATTACAGCGATTGATCAAGATGACTCTAATTCTTCAGGAGCAGGCACTACATCTATTGTTGGTGAGGGGGGCATGATGAAAGGCCTGGGAATGAACGGAAATTACAAGTTAATGGGGGATAGCTGGGAAGACTTTAACGATGGACTCAGAAGCCTGGAAAGCGGCAGGCTACCAGAAGCAGACGGCGAAGGTGTGATCAGCAACGAACTTCGTGACTCAAATAACATTAACCTCGGCGATGTAATAACTTTTACAGCTAATATGAGCGTTGAAGCGCCTTCTGATATGACTTCCGAGAATGTACAGGAGGATGATAAAGTAACCGTAGATGGTATGGAATATACCGCGTCCATATCTGGAATGGGAACTGTCCGCTTACAGCGTGAGGTTACTTATTCCTTAACCGTTGTCGGTGTTTATAGTGACTTGACCGATGAATATGCAAATGACAATATGCCTAAATCCGCAGGATTTAATAGGCGCAACGAGATCCTAACTTCACTCAATACATTAATTGCCCAGCGTAAGGCCAACGAGACTGGAGTGAATGTAAATGTAACCTATTATCTAAAAAGCCCTGAAATGCTTGAGCTATTCGAAGCAGAGGTTAGGTCAAAGGAACTTTCTGATCTTTTCAATGTGAATACTGATACAGCTTCCTATGAAAAAGTAGTAAAGCCTGTTGAGGGATTAAAGGGTATTTCCATCACATTTATGGTCGTTGTTATCATTCTCGGCTCGATTATTTTACTATTACTTGCTTCGATCTCGATCCGGGAGCGCAAGTATGAAATTGGTGTTCTTCGGGCGATGGGGATGAAAAAAGCGAAGGTGGCACTGGGACTCTGGTTTGAAATTCTCACAATTACCTGTTTTTGTCTTGTCATAGGATTAGGAGTAGGTACTGTTGCTGCACAGCCTGTATCGGACATGTTGCTTCAGAATCAAGCTGAAGCGGCACAATCAAGCACATCACAAGGTGCTGGTGATGGAAATGTCATGATGGGCCCCGGGGGTATGCAATTAGGTGGTGCACAGCTTGGAGGAGCACAGACTAGCGCCAAGCCGTTGTCCGAAATGAAAATCTCACTTGATCTTGTTACGATATCGGAGATTATCGGCATTTCGATTCTATTAGCTTCATTTGCCGGATTGATATCCATCAGCAAGATCACAAAGTATGAGCCCATCAAAATACTCATGGAAAGGAATTAGGTGATAGCAATGAGTGTACTTACAGTAAATAATGTGTTCTACAGATATGAAGGTACAAAGAAGAGTGTTCTCAAAGGAGTGAATGCCACTTTTGAGCCTAGAAAAGTTCATACGATTGTTGGTAAGTCCGGATCTGGCAAGTCAACCTTGCTATCTTTAATTTCCGGGCTTGATGTATGCACCGATGGAACCATCATGCATAACGATCAGGACTTGAAAAAGCTCGACCGAGACGAATACAGGTCCAAAGGGATTGGTGTTGTATTTCAGAGCTTCAATCTCCTTACCAATGCGACGGCTATTGAGAACATCGTGCTTTCCATGAATATCAATGGGAGCTCCGAGAAGGATAAAAAAGCTTATGCCTATGCTTTGCTTGAAAAAGTTGGGATTGACAGAGAAACGGCGGACAGAAAAATACTAAGACTATCCGGTGGCGAACAGCAGCGTGTGGGAATTGCCCGGGCAATTTCACATAATCCCGACATAATCATTGCCGATGAACCGACAGGCAATCTAGATAGTGCAACAGAGGAGGCTATCCTAGATATCTTCACTTCGCTTGCCCATCAGGAAGGCAAATGTGTCATCATCGTTACCCACTCTAAGAAGGTAACAACCATTGCTGATATCATTTACGGAATGAGTGAGGGGAAACTAGCGCAGATGAAGCAAAAGTAAAGCTCAAGAGGGGGCTATCTCCAAAAGTTGATTTACCGACTAGGAGATGCCCCTTTTGCGAGCCCAAAATGTTGAATACCTCTGTTTTGATCTCACACTCGGACACTAATGACCGTTAGCGTTGATTCTTTGGTACGCTGCCCTTGTAACGGACAATAATGTCCATTACAAGGGAAAGATCGCGGGAAAACCGTATTATTTGCTTCTAATGGTCAAAAGTGTCCGTTAGAAGATCAAAGTTGTTTTTTTCATGCTCTAACGGTCATTTTTGACCGCTTGATAAGTACCTTAGGCACCTGTAGGTTACATGCTTCTTATACTAAAATAACTATTTCGTTCACTTCATCTAAGTTCTTGATATCTATAGCATATTTCTCTAGTCTCTTATCCTTACGTTCATTCCATCTATCGTAAGAACTATAATACAAATCTCCGAAATTCATTCCTTCAGGCAAATCATCTTCGAACTTTATTTCTTCAATCTCGAATCCTGGTAATGTGCTCATCTCTTCTACTTCTGCGAAGAACACCATTCCAAAACTTCCGTTCAATTGGTAAATTCCGAATGGCGTTAATTCAAATCTTACTGCTCCTGTCTCTTCATATAATTCACGACTTGCTGTATGTAATATCGTCTCCCCAATTTCTCTAGTCCCTCCTGGAACCTCCCATCCTCCTCTCTTCTCATTATTTATTATGATAAATTGGTTGTTGTATTTAGCAATCAGAACAGCAAACTTTAGGAGATCGTGATTGATTTCATTTAATTCATACCATTGTCTCATTTTATGATTCCCTCACGATGTATCCTTCT
The window above is part of the Paenibacillus lutimineralis genome. Proteins encoded here:
- a CDS encoding sensor histidine kinase, with the protein product MTIITIVMISAFAAIYIITYGNIQNENQIKLTNIAMSPIMMNSLVKSDENNNTDRVFVGKIPNDYSSTFSVLVGKNNKLLNVHSYLDLTEDTYAQATKLAISSNKESAVISIDGQRWLFKINSMNANLIIKGKSGVSQAAVLEQIYFMDVTESYNILSQLLLTFGAISIVMLFVIFGISLFFARRAITPVEIAYEKQKQFIADASHELKTPLAVIHANAEALYANKTETIKSQQKWLDYIATETDRMGKLVSDLLYLAKTDSEAINSELAPFNISHVVTDVLLAMEAVVFEKGITLSQNIEPDLIVNGASDKMKQVVIILLDNAVKYVNENGKIEVTLKKSRNHVLFSVENSGGGIPKESLPRLFDRFYRIDASRAHDGSYGLGLSIARAIIENVGGKIHVTSVQGESTTFILELD
- a CDS encoding ABC transporter permease; this encodes MFILQNALKNLVRNKGRNLMIGAIIFVIILTTVISLIINNTSSAVIEDYKERFASEVYITPDMQKVMEEAQKNSTDGRVMVKKPEIPSEQLLQFANSEYLKESIATGTISANNSEITAIDQDDSNSSGAGTTSIVGEGGMMKGLGMNGNYKLMGDSWEDFNDGLRSLESGRLPEADGEGVISNELRDSNNINLGDVITFTANMSVEAPSDMTSENVQEDDKVTVDGMEYTASISGMGTVRLQREVTYSLTVVGVYSDLTDEYANDNMPKSAGFNRRNEILTSLNTLIAQRKANETGVNVNVTYYLKSPEMLELFEAEVRSKELSDLFNVNTDTASYEKVVKPVEGLKGISITFMVVVIILGSIILLLLASISIRERKYEIGVLRAMGMKKAKVALGLWFEILTITCFCLVIGLGVGTVAAQPVSDMLLQNQAEAAQSSTSQGAGDGNVMMGPGGMQLGGAQLGGAQTSAKPLSEMKISLDLVTISEIIGISILLASFAGLISISKITKYEPIKILMERN
- a CDS encoding ABC transporter ATP-binding protein; translation: MSVLTVNNVFYRYEGTKKSVLKGVNATFEPRKVHTIVGKSGSGKSTLLSLISGLDVCTDGTIMHNDQDLKKLDRDEYRSKGIGVVFQSFNLLTNATAIENIVLSMNINGSSEKDKKAYAYALLEKVGIDRETADRKILRLSGGEQQRVGIARAISHNPDIIIADEPTGNLDSATEEAILDIFTSLAHQEGKCVIIVTHSKKVTTIADIIYGMSEGKLAQMKQK
- a CDS encoding NUDIX hydrolase; translation: MRQWYELNEINHDLLKFAVLIAKYNNQFIIINNEKRGGWEVPGGTREIGETILHTASRELYEETGAVRFELTPFGIYQLNGSFGMVFFAEVEEMSTLPGFEIEEIKFEDDLPEGMNFGDLYYSSYDRWNERKDKRLEKYAIDIKNLDEVNEIVILV